Proteins found in one Campylobacter canadensis genomic segment:
- a CDS encoding GNAT family N-acetyltransferase, giving the protein MIIIKPATILLNELCVNEQKPLARIFYERMGFVIYKRSDLDEQGNPYPLLYMKMA; this is encoded by the coding sequence ATGATAATTATTAAACCCGCAACAATTTTGTTAAATGAATTATGTGTAAATGAGCAAAAGCCTTTAGCAAGAATTTTTTATGAGCGTATGGGTTTTGTAATTTATAAAAGAAGTGATTTAGATGAACAAGGAAATCCTTATCCTTTGTTGTATATGAAAATGGCTTAA
- a CDS encoding FAD-dependent oxidoreductase, giving the protein MINRRNFLKTLTGTTIALPSILNANENLKKDIKFDEIADVIIVGSGVSAHICAAYLVKNKLDVLMIEKMDRIGGNSVLSQQDFAVLNSDLQIKAGIKDSEELFLNDLNKAGAGYNHLEHSLRIIRNSNEAYEFAKSCGVKYANKLKFLGGHSVARSVETIGGGGACIKALHEFFLANKGRFKNETKSDEIIQDENAKVIGISVRENYRFDRNLANDDRQNLSGVKKNYKARLAVVFATGGFSRDVEFRSIVNPRLRLAKSPSSLGQTAGALKQMLKIGAIATQLALSRFSFGIPTEDLIYGIMLDKNAKRFLNEDGDRQGLSNKILAHMQNLNTTSYPTIILDSTGFANSHDPNRMQSFIIAGKMKKFDTLDELANHFKLNKDELLKSMQIYEDGIKKNKDEFKKDLSKIKNSSMSKAPFYAMTAAPGLSYTPGGVWADTNMRVLHISNYEPIKGLYAIGEATGGVHGQARLTSCSIPDCMTSGIACAKDILKGI; this is encoded by the coding sequence ATGATAAATAGAAGAAATTTTCTTAAAACACTTACAGGAACAACTATTGCACTCCCTAGTATTTTAAACGCCAACGAAAACCTTAAAAAAGATATTAAATTTGATGAGATAGCAGATGTAATCATCGTTGGAAGTGGCGTAAGTGCTCATATATGTGCTGCATATTTGGTAAAAAACAAGCTAGATGTTTTAATGATTGAGAAAATGGATAGAATTGGAGGTAATTCAGTTCTTTCTCAGCAAGATTTTGCTGTACTTAATTCGGATTTACAAATTAAAGCAGGTATAAAAGATAGCGAAGAATTATTTTTAAACGATTTAAACAAAGCTGGAGCTGGATACAATCATTTAGAACATTCTTTAAGAATTATAAGAAATTCAAACGAAGCTTATGAATTTGCAAAAAGCTGTGGGGTTAAATATGCCAATAAGCTTAAGTTTTTAGGCGGACATAGTGTTGCTAGAAGTGTTGAGACTATCGGAGGTGGCGGTGCTTGCATAAAGGCATTACACGAGTTTTTCTTAGCAAACAAAGGAAGATTTAAAAACGAAACTAAAAGCGATGAAATCATTCAAGATGAAAACGCTAAAGTAATAGGCATAAGCGTAAGAGAAAATTATAGATTTGATAGAAATCTAGCAAATGATGATAGGCAAAATTTAAGTGGGGTTAAGAAAAATTATAAAGCAAGACTTGCTGTAGTTTTTGCAACTGGTGGATTTAGCCGTGATGTTGAGTTTAGAAGCATAGTAAATCCTAGATTAAGACTAGCAAAAAGCCCATCAAGCTTAGGTCAAACTGCAGGTGCATTAAAGCAAATGCTAAAAATCGGAGCAATTGCAACCCAACTAGCACTTAGTAGATTTTCTTTTGGAATTCCAACGGAGGATTTAATTTATGGAATTATGCTTGATAAGAATGCTAAAAGATTTTTAAACGAAGATGGCGATAGACAAGGCTTATCAAATAAAATCCTAGCACATATGCAAAATCTAAACACCACAAGTTATCCAACCATTATTTTAGATAGCACAGGTTTTGCTAATTCGCATGACCCAAATAGAATGCAAAGCTTTATAATAGCAGGAAAGATGAAGAAATTTGATACTTTAGACGAACTTGCAAATCATTTTAAACTAAATAAAGATGAATTATTAAAGAGTATGCAAATTTATGAAGATGGCATTAAAAAAAATAAAGATGAGTTCAAAAAAGATTTAAGCAAGATTAAAAACTCTAGTATGAGTAAAGCACCTTTTTATGCAATGACAGCTGCACCTGGGCTTAGCTATACACCAGGTGGTGTTTGGGCTGATACAAATATGAGAGTTTTACACATTAGCAATTATGAACCTATAAAAGGACTTTATGCAATAGGCGAAGCAACAGGTGGCGTTCATGGACAAGCAAGACTTACAAGCTGCTCTATTCCTGATTGTATGACTTCAGGTATTGCTTGTGCGAAAGATATTTTAAAAGGAATATAA
- a CDS encoding cytochrome c3 family protein: protein MRKLLMILMFSIFALANEFLIKPHHVDVKLKCSDCHKQANEKDYKALDSNACLSCHGSKEKLAKRLDFLKGKNPHNSIHDNANLNCYTCHNEHKPSFNMCNTCHNTKTWMKEIK, encoded by the coding sequence ATGCGAAAATTATTAATGATTTTAATGTTTAGTATTTTTGCACTAGCTAACGAATTTTTAATCAAGCCACACCATGTAGATGTAAAGCTAAAATGCAGCGATTGTCATAAACAAGCAAATGAAAAAGATTATAAAGCACTTGATTCTAACGCTTGTTTAAGCTGTCATGGGAGTAAAGAAAAATTAGCAAAAAGACTTGATTTTTTAAAGGGCAAAAACCCACATAATAGCATTCATGATAATGCTAATTTAAATTGTTATACCTGTCATAACGAGCATAAACCTTCGTTTAATATGTGCAATACTTGCCACAATACTAAAACTTGGATGAAGGAGATAAAATGA
- a CDS encoding type I restriction endonuclease subunit R codes for MRKYTEKDLETFIENHLLSNGYIKRQSDDYDKNYGVDTQILFEFLKSTQLKSLNDLALRVGENNVKEKLLKRLSSECDKKGTLEVLKNGFSENGIKFSLLYPKPNNSLNQTADYNYSCNKFCVIRQLYFSNQTSESIDIVIFINGLSVATIELKNPFTNQNTQNARFQYTKRNPNETIFKRSIVHFALDSESAYMSTKLERENTKFLPFNKGLNDGLAGIGVQTGAGNPPSDGIKTAYLWERILSKEVLLDIILKYIQIIKKDDKNVVIFPRYHQFDVVDKLLKDCYDKGVGQRYLIQHSAGSGKSNSISWLALNLVELHKDDKPIFDSVIVITDRKVLDRQIRDNLKSFEHKGGVIEAITDGSKHLKEALINGKKIIITTIQKFPYIADSITSLDGKTFAVIIDEAHSSQDGQMSSKLSESIKEKSIKADNFDEVLEEIANNKKLQSNATYFAFTATPKPKTLEKFGSACMVEEEKKFFPYHLYSMKQAIEEGYILDVLKGYVTYESFYKLLVATKGDKKYDEKKAKAKLKKFVESSKITIEKKADIICEHFYTQIAMKIDGKAKAMVVTNSRQSALNYYFAISKILKSYHPTYKALVAFSGELEVDGVKYTESSVNNISEAELKKEFKKDIYRFLIVAEKYQTGFDEPLLHTMYVDKPLDGISAVQTLSRLNRVCKNKYSTCVVDFANTHEDIAEAFSKFYENSYLENESDPNKIFDLKDSIKSFMFFSDDEVDEFVRYVLEEKSENYIHSYLDMITYRINESNEDTKFEFYQKCKNYIKSYEFLSQILPYADIELEKIYIFLPKLISKINLSKIQLEKDLLANVDFDSYRVQLKAKMDIKLSSDGGFYPSNADGSKQKSEIVLDELANIVRSFNEKYGNFEFDSNDKIKRYLTSLKDDVLEDKSFLKSLQNYDRQNTKIAFNEILPKAILNKCDTNFAFYTSYCNDKDFQIIMSEKIYEYIVEEYRKSL; via the coding sequence ATGCGTAAATATACCGAAAAGGATTTGGAAACCTTTATAGAAAACCATTTATTAAGCAATGGATACATAAAAAGACAAAGCGATGATTATGATAAAAATTATGGTGTAGATACGCAAATATTGTTTGAGTTTTTGAAATCAACTCAGCTAAAAAGCCTAAATGATTTAGCATTAAGAGTGGGCGAGAATAATGTAAAAGAAAAATTACTCAAAAGACTTTCAAGCGAATGTGATAAAAAAGGCACTCTAGAGGTATTAAAAAATGGCTTTAGCGAAAATGGTATAAAATTTAGTTTGCTTTATCCTAAGCCAAACAATTCATTAAATCAAACAGCTGATTATAATTATTCTTGTAATAAATTTTGTGTAATTCGTCAATTATATTTTAGTAACCAAACTAGCGAGTCAATAGACATTGTGATTTTTATAAATGGTCTAAGTGTTGCCACAATAGAGCTTAAAAACCCATTTACAAACCAAAACACACAAAATGCAAGATTTCAATATACTAAAAGAAATCCAAACGAAACGATATTTAAGCGTAGCATAGTGCATTTTGCACTAGATAGTGAAAGTGCGTATATGAGCACAAAATTAGAGCGTGAAAATACTAAGTTTTTACCATTCAACAAGGGCTTAAATGATGGTTTAGCAGGTATTGGAGTGCAAACTGGAGCAGGAAATCCACCAAGCGATGGTATAAAGACTGCTTATTTATGGGAGAGAATTTTAAGTAAAGAAGTATTACTTGATATTATTTTAAAATACATTCAAATAATCAAAAAAGATGATAAAAATGTGGTGATTTTTCCTAGATATCATCAATTTGATGTAGTAGATAAGCTTTTAAAAGATTGTTATGATAAAGGAGTGGGACAAAGATACCTTATCCAACATAGTGCTGGTAGCGGCAAAAGTAATTCTATATCATGGCTAGCATTGAATTTAGTAGAACTTCATAAAGATGATAAACCTATATTTGATAGTGTTATAGTAATAACTGATAGAAAAGTATTGGATAGACAAATAAGAGATAATCTTAAAAGCTTCGAGCATAAAGGCGGGGTTATAGAAGCTATAACAGATGGTAGCAAACACCTAAAAGAAGCATTGATAAATGGCAAAAAAATTATCATCACAACAATTCAAAAATTCCCATACATAGCAGATAGCATAACAAGCCTTGATGGCAAAACATTTGCAGTGATAATTGATGAGGCTCACTCATCGCAAGATGGACAAATGTCATCAAAGCTAAGCGAAAGTATCAAAGAAAAATCTATAAAAGCAGATAATTTTGATGAGGTTTTAGAAGAAATAGCAAACAATAAAAAATTACAATCAAATGCGACTTATTTTGCATTCACAGCTACACCAAAACCAAAAACATTAGAAAAATTTGGCTCTGCTTGTATGGTAGAAGAGGAGAAGAAATTTTTTCCATATCATTTGTATTCTATGAAACAAGCCATAGAAGAAGGCTATATTTTAGATGTTTTAAAAGGTTATGTTACTTATGAAAGTTTTTATAAACTTTTAGTTGCAACAAAAGGCGATAAAAAATATGATGAGAAAAAAGCCAAAGCAAAGCTTAAAAAATTTGTAGAAAGTAGCAAAATCACAATAGAGAAAAAAGCAGACATAATCTGCGAGCATTTTTATACCCAAATAGCTATGAAAATTGATGGTAAAGCAAAAGCTATGGTGGTTACAAATTCTAGACAAAGTGCTTTAAATTATTATTTTGCGATAAGTAAAATCCTAAAATCTTATCATCCTACATATAAAGCTTTAGTAGCTTTTAGCGGGGAATTAGAGGTTGATGGTGTTAAATACACAGAATCAAGCGTAAATAACATAAGCGAAGCTGAGCTAAAAAAAGAGTTTAAAAAAGACATTTATAGGTTTTTAATCGTAGCAGAAAAATACCAAACAGGATTTGATGAACCACTTTTACATACTATGTATGTAGATAAACCGCTAGATGGTATAAGTGCTGTACAGACACTCTCAAGACTAAATAGAGTTTGCAAAAACAAATACAGCACTTGTGTGGTGGATTTTGCTAATACTCATGAAGATATCGCAGAGGCTTTTTCTAAGTTTTATGAAAATAGTTATCTTGAAAACGAAAGCGACCCTAATAAAATCTTTGATTTAAAAGATAGCATTAAGAGTTTTATGTTTTTTAGTGATGATGAGGTTGATGAGTTTGTAAGGTATGTGTTAGAAGAAAAAAGTGAAAATTATATACATTCTTATCTTGATATGATTACTTATAGGATAAATGAAAGCAATGAGGATACAAAATTTGAGTTTTATCAAAAATGCAAAAATTATATAAAATCTTATGAATTTTTATCTCAAATTTTACCTTATGCGGATATAGAACTTGAAAAAATTTATATATTTTTACCAAAATTAATTAGCAAAATAAATCTTAGTAAAATACAGCTAGAAAAGGATTTGCTAGCAAATGTAGATTTTGATAGTTATAGAGTGCAATTAAAAGCTAAAATGGATATAAAATTAAGTAGTGATGGTGGTTTTTATCCAAGTAATGCAGATGGAAGCAAACAAAAAAGTGAAATTGTGCTAGATGAACTTGCAAATATTGTTAGAAGTTTTAATGAAAAATATGGCAATTTTGAATTTGATAGTAATGATAAAATCAAAAGATATCTAACAAGCTTAAAAGATGATGTGTTAGAAGATAAAAGCTTTTTAAAATCTTTGCAAAATTACGATAGACAAAATACAAAAATCGCCTTTAATGAGATACTGCCAAAAGCAATACTAAATAAATGTGATACTAATTTTGCTTTTTATACATCATATTGTAATGATAAAGATTTTCAAATTATTATGTCAGAAAAAATCTATGAATATATAGTGGAAGAATATAGAAAATCTCTTTAA
- a CDS encoding sensor histidine kinase: protein MQMLVDTTSKLLNISIRKKAFIFVLALIVFVCIVLNFLYISQQKNYLFQSKNNFNDRFEYFYNDFLNNLKNNAFSISYEFSSNLDGLKNYEKLFKLKQLFLNLSSNEAYLKDIKLYLLDEKICLTKDKIILECNYDKNLNILLNFQNEPYYLISFKINSKYAINYTISAKKLLDNIKLQDEFLAALRYKNQYFYNESDWHNKLKLLMKKDGVINFDNKYYINNEIYLDNNFSILILKDITKDYLHHLKTSKKAFIISMILVFFAFICVYFVLGFLINKLLKTEEKLKKLNANLQNEIDLAVNTIKDKLEENRQKEQMLNHQSKLAALGQMLACIAHEYKQPLATLGAISSYLEISIEKNKIDDKFKNKLKEINPILSYMSKTIDDFYNFFKTKEEKSKFFIYEAINNSLTISNASLNKNAVCVILRLNKNIQINTYKNSLTHILINLLTNAKDALKTSKNPFIIINLYSYKNSFYISIKDNGEGIKDELKEEIFKPYFSTKDSSGLGLFMIKNILKKDLNATIFVKNRKIGAHFIIRIDNE, encoded by the coding sequence ATGCAAATGCTCGTGGATACTACATCAAAACTACTTAATATAAGCATTCGCAAAAAAGCCTTTATATTTGTTTTAGCACTTATTGTTTTTGTTTGTATTGTGCTTAATTTTTTATATATAAGCCAACAAAAAAACTATTTATTTCAAAGTAAAAATAATTTTAATGATAGATTTGAGTATTTTTATAATGATTTTTTAAATAATTTGAAAAATAATGCTTTTAGTATTAGTTATGAATTTAGTTCTAATTTAGATGGTTTAAAAAATTACGAAAAGCTATTTAAATTAAAGCAATTATTTTTAAACTTAAGTTCAAATGAAGCGTATTTAAAAGATATAAAACTTTATTTATTAGATGAAAAAATATGCCTTACAAAGGACAAAATTATTTTAGAATGTAATTACGATAAGAATTTAAATATTTTACTTAATTTTCAAAATGAACCTTATTATTTAATTAGCTTTAAAATTAATTCAAAATACGCAATAAATTACACAATCAGTGCTAAAAAATTATTAGATAATATAAAACTTCAAGATGAATTCTTAGCTGCTTTAAGATATAAAAATCAGTATTTTTACAATGAATCAGATTGGCACAATAAACTAAAACTGCTTATGAAAAAAGATGGAGTGATTAATTTTGATAATAAATATTATATAAATAACGAAATTTATCTTGATAATAACTTTTCTATTTTAATTTTAAAGGATATTACAAAAGATTATTTACACCATTTAAAAACATCTAAAAAAGCTTTTATAATAAGTATGATATTAGTATTTTTTGCGTTTATTTGTGTGTATTTTGTCTTGGGGTTTTTAATAAATAAACTCTTAAAAACAGAAGAAAAATTAAAAAAATTAAACGCTAATTTACAAAATGAAATTGATTTAGCCGTAAATACCATAAAAGATAAGTTAGAAGAAAATAGACAAAAAGAACAAATGCTAAACCATCAATCAAAACTAGCTGCGTTAGGGCAAATGTTAGCTTGTATAGCTCACGAATACAAGCAGCCCTTAGCAACTTTGGGTGCAATTTCAAGCTATCTTGAAATAAGTATTGAAAAAAATAAAATTGATGATAAATTTAAAAATAAATTAAAAGAAATAAATCCTATTTTAAGCTATATGTCAAAAACAATTGATGATTTTTATAACTTTTTTAAAACAAAAGAAGAAAAAAGTAAATTTTTTATTTATGAAGCAATAAATAATTCTTTAACAATTAGTAATGCCAGCCTTAATAAAAATGCAGTTTGTGTTATTTTAAGACTTAATAAAAATATCCAAATCAATACTTATAAAAATAGCCTTACACATATACTAATCAACTTACTTACTAATGCAAAAGACGCTTTAAAGACTAGCAAAAATCCTTTTATAATCATTAATTTATATTCTTATAAAAACAGTTTTTACATTAGCATTAAAGATAATGGCGAAGGAATTAAAGATGAATTAAAAGAAGAAATTTTTAAACCTTATTTTAGTACAAAAGACAGCTCAGGACTTGGTCTTTTTATGATAAAAAATATTTTAAAAAAGGACTTAAACGCTACAATTTTTGTAAAAAATAGAAAAATCGGAGCGCATTTTATAATTAGGATAGATAATGAATGA
- a CDS encoding cytochrome c3 family protein, translating into MKKTIIFISSIVVLTLIFVFFSHKAIKMTGGDKFCASCHVMQPMKKSYIKDVHGGNNNLGIKANCVDCHLPHDNMFNYLGTKAYNGIKEFSITALGKDKDINWQDKLEHKKDYVYDSGCMSCHQDITKVNSKNEMQNIMHKRYLDYANELKCVSCHTHVGHDGLRGELNKL; encoded by the coding sequence ATGAAAAAAACTATTATTTTTATTTCATCTATTGTAGTTTTAACTTTAATTTTTGTGTTTTTTTCACATAAGGCTATTAAGATGACAGGTGGTGATAAATTTTGTGCGAGTTGCCATGTAATGCAGCCTATGAAAAAATCTTATATTAAAGATGTTCATGGTGGTAATAATAATTTAGGTATTAAAGCAAATTGCGTAGATTGCCATTTGCCACATGATAATATGTTTAATTATTTAGGCACTAAGGCTTATAATGGCATTAAAGAATTCAGTATCACTGCTTTAGGTAAAGATAAAGATATTAATTGGCAAGATAAATTAGAACACAAAAAAGATTATGTTTATGATAGTGGCTGTATGAGTTGCCATCAAGACATAACCAAAGTAAATTCTAAAAACGAAATGCAAAATATTATGCATAAAAGATATTTAGATTACGCAAATGAATTAAAATGTGTAAGTTGCCATACTCATGTAGGTCATGATGGTTTAAGGGGTGAATTAAATAAATTATGA
- a CDS encoding response regulator transcription factor has protein sequence MKNYTILYAEDDLKLANQVIDLLELLDFKVFYAKDGLSALEIIKEEKIDILLLDISMPRLDGLKLLEQIRQNDNKTPAIMITALSDSPTLLNAVELNICKYLIKPFDRLKLELALDKAIKQSNNLIKVSNNVYLNMLTNELLVNNELKKLSKKEFLLLEILLKSSPNIVDFYTICEYVYNDYNVSSDAIKSLVKNLRKKINYKGIIHNANARGYYIKTT, from the coding sequence ATGAAAAATTATACTATTTTGTATGCTGAAGATGATTTAAAACTAGCAAATCAAGTTATTGATTTGCTAGAACTACTTGATTTTAAAGTATTTTATGCAAAAGATGGCTTAAGTGCTTTAGAAATTATTAAAGAAGAAAAAATTGATATATTATTACTTGATATTTCTATGCCAAGACTTGATGGTTTAAAATTATTAGAGCAAATTAGACAAAATGATAATAAAACTCCTGCTATTATGATTACAGCCTTAAGCGATTCGCCAACTTTATTAAATGCTGTTGAATTAAATATTTGTAAGTATTTAATAAAGCCCTTTGATAGATTAAAACTTGAACTTGCTTTAGATAAAGCAATTAAGCAAAGCAATAACTTAATTAAAGTAAGCAACAATGTATATTTAAATATGCTTACAAATGAATTATTAGTAAATAATGAACTTAAAAAACTTAGCAAAAAAGAGTTTTTATTGCTTGAAATACTATTAAAAAGTAGTCCTAATATAGTTGATTTTTATACAATTTGTGAATATGTTTATAATGATTATAATGTAAGCTCTGATGCTATTAAATCACTTGTTAAAAACCTTAGAAAAAAGATAAATTATAAAGGAATAATCCATAATGCAAATGCTCGTGGATACTACATCAAAACTACTTAA
- a CDS encoding FAD-binding protein, whose product MNELFCLIVGGGLSGLVLANLLADKNILLIEQDEQLGGVASYMNFAASNTSFQAFANIKDDKFYEDLISYSPNYSDFSMLKVLSDNSSHAIELLQSFGVEFELGIKSSFNHQIPRELSPLKDAKQSVINPLINRLISKNVNILTKAKLLDFKDNTASILYKDKILKIKLKNIAFCTGGFANDKDFIKIHYPLAFYAKTLSKNNANSLKIMLKNNAIPTQLSLMRFAFILPMEIFKYGILINSDFVRFVSEDKQRQELAIAILNEFKQGKKVKLLLDNHGINYINNISNFKKYYSLKDIDKRLIDTVNDYNLGITNKIDNFGKNLNNIAIKKIKESLFYLCDVDVYLNYTLGGVKSNTNAQIIDINTNKAIDNIFVIGEASAMFGEARLSGAASTACVVFAMNAARYMLK is encoded by the coding sequence ATGAATGAATTGTTTTGCTTAATTGTTGGCGGTGGGCTTAGTGGTCTAGTTTTAGCAAATTTATTAGCAGATAAAAACATTTTATTAATTGAACAAGACGAGCAATTAGGCGGAGTAGCTAGCTATATGAATTTTGCCGCATCAAATACCAGCTTTCAGGCATTCGCAAATATAAAAGATGATAAATTTTATGAGGATTTAATATCTTATTCACCTAATTATTCGGACTTTTCTATGCTTAAGGTTTTAAGCGATAATTCATCACATGCAATAGAACTTTTGCAAAGTTTTGGTGTGGAATTTGAATTAGGGATTAAAAGTAGTTTTAATCATCAAATTCCAAGAGAATTAAGCCCTTTAAAAGATGCCAAGCAAAGCGTAATAAATCCACTCATAAATAGATTAATTAGCAAAAATGTAAATATTTTAACAAAGGCAAAATTACTTGATTTTAAAGATAACACAGCAAGTATTTTATATAAAGATAAAATCTTAAAAATAAAGCTTAAAAATATAGCCTTTTGCACGGGTGGCTTTGCAAATGATAAAGATTTTATAAAAATTCATTACCCATTAGCATTTTACGCTAAAACTCTAAGCAAAAATAATGCAAATTCACTCAAAATTATGCTTAAAAATAATGCAATCCCAACCCAGCTTAGCTTGATGAGATTTGCTTTTATTTTGCCTATGGAGATTTTTAAATATGGAATTTTAATTAATTCTGATTTTGTAAGATTTGTTAGCGAAGATAAACAAAGGCAAGAATTAGCAATAGCTATTTTAAACGAGTTTAAGCAGGGCAAAAAAGTAAAATTGCTTTTAGATAATCACGGAATAAATTATATAAATAACATAAGCAATTTTAAGAAATATTATTCTTTAAAAGACATTGATAAAAGGCTTATTGATACGGTAAATGATTATAATTTAGGTATTACAAATAAAATTGATAACTTTGGTAAAAACTTAAATAATATCGCTATAAAAAAGATAAAAGAAAGCTTGTTTTATTTATGCGATGTTGATGTTTATTTAAACTATACTTTAGGCGGGGTTAAGTCTAATACAAATGCACAAATTATTGATATTAATACAAATAAAGCAATAGATAATATCTTTGTAATAGGAGAAGCTAGTGCGATGTTTGGCGAAGCAAGGCTTAGTGGGGCTGCAAGTACTGCTTGTGTTGTTTTTGCTATGAATGCAGCTAGATATATGCTAAAATAA